Proteins found in one Streptomyces sp. NBC_00461 genomic segment:
- a CDS encoding response regulator transcription factor, producing MPRDHRPTKCVRVLLAEDQGMMRGALALLLGLEEDLEVVAQVGTGDAIVDAALTHRPDVALLDIELPNMSGLDAAAELREQAPDCRVLILTTFGRPGYLRRAMEAGAAGFLVKDGPVEELAAAIRRVLTGETVIDPALAAAALSAGPSPLTARECDVLKASVDGATVADIAAKLHLSESTVRNYLSSAIGKTGTRNRMEAMREARQQGWL from the coding sequence ATGCCCCGGGACCACCGGCCGACGAAGTGTGTGAGGGTCCTGCTCGCCGAGGACCAGGGAATGATGCGGGGCGCGCTCGCCCTGCTGCTCGGCCTGGAGGAGGACCTGGAGGTCGTCGCCCAGGTCGGGACGGGCGACGCGATCGTGGACGCCGCGCTGACCCACCGGCCGGACGTGGCCCTGCTGGACATCGAACTGCCGAACATGAGCGGCCTGGACGCGGCGGCCGAGCTGCGCGAACAGGCTCCGGACTGCCGGGTGTTGATCCTCACCACCTTCGGGCGGCCCGGCTATCTGCGCCGCGCCATGGAGGCGGGCGCGGCGGGCTTCCTGGTGAAGGACGGTCCGGTGGAGGAACTGGCCGCCGCGATCCGCCGGGTGCTGACCGGCGAGACCGTGATCGACCCGGCGCTCGCCGCCGCCGCACTCAGCGCCGGGCCGAGCCCGCTCACCGCCCGCGAGTGCGACGTCCTCAAGGCGTCCGTGGACGGCGCGACGGTCGCCGACATCGCCGCCAAGCTGCATCTGTCCGAGTCGACGGTCCGCAACTACCTCTCGTCCGCGATCGGCAAGACGGGCACCCGCAACCGCATGGAGGCGATGCGGGAGGCCCGGCAGCAGGGGTGGCTGTGA
- a CDS encoding SigE family RNA polymerase sigma factor — protein MGERKEARDTEFQSFVIGRWPRLMRTAFLLTGEQHAAEDLVQSTLEQVYVAWRRVGSADDPEAYVRRVMINAHARKHRRKLREFLAPKDDSGLAREIADSGDRIAQADDRGVLLTALAQLPVRQREAVVLRYWEDLTETQTAEAMGCSVGAVKSNAAKGIAKLRAIPGLADMVTSGGGRK, from the coding sequence ATGGGGGAACGCAAGGAGGCTCGGGACACGGAGTTCCAGAGCTTTGTCATCGGCCGCTGGCCTCGGCTGATGCGCACGGCATTTCTCCTCACGGGGGAGCAGCACGCCGCGGAGGACCTCGTCCAGTCGACGCTCGAACAGGTCTACGTGGCCTGGCGCCGGGTCGGCTCGGCGGACGACCCGGAGGCGTATGTACGGCGCGTGATGATCAACGCGCATGCGCGCAAGCACCGCAGAAAACTACGGGAGTTCCTGGCGCCGAAGGACGACTCGGGCCTGGCGCGCGAGATCGCCGACTCCGGTGACCGCATCGCCCAGGCCGACGACCGGGGCGTTCTGCTGACGGCGCTCGCCCAACTGCCCGTGCGGCAGCGGGAGGCGGTGGTCCTGCGGTACTGGGAGGACCTCACGGAGACACAGACGGCGGAGGCGATGGGCTGCTCCGTCGGCGCGGTGAAGAGCAACGCGGCCAAGGGGATCGCGAAACTCCGCGCCATACCGGGACTGGCGGACATGGTGACGAGCGGGGGAGGGCGTAAGTGA
- a CDS encoding MFS transporter, whose product MTGMLEAADVTRTSSRRTAPPTWLVVALACAGQFLVVLDVSVVNVALPSMRADLGLSPQGLQWVVNAYAIAFAGFMLLGGRAGDLYGRKRMFLVGLALFTLASFGGGLAQEGGQLLVARAVQGLGAAVLAPSTLTILTSAVPEGAARARAIATWTAVGAGGGAAGGLVGGALVDGLSWRWVLLINVPIGAVVLAGATRWLAESRNGNGRRLDLPGAVLVTAGLATLAYGISQTEAEGWTAAATLVPLAAGLALIALFLLVESRTAVPLMPLGLFRVRAVSSANAAMFLCGSAMFCMWFFMTLYAQNVLGYTPLEAGLALVPSSLAVLVGSKAAPRFMPVFGARKVAVLGTVVAAAGFGWQSMMTPEGAYPTEIMIPGILMMLGAGLTATPLAALATAGAAPGEAGLVSGLVNTSRTMGGSLGLAVMSTIAATRSAGSDAPGALTEGYALVFRTGTGVLLAGAVLMLVWLPRRTSAK is encoded by the coding sequence ATGACAGGCATGCTGGAAGCCGCTGACGTCACCCGGACCTCGTCCCGCCGTACCGCGCCGCCCACGTGGCTGGTCGTGGCGCTCGCCTGCGCCGGACAGTTCCTGGTCGTGCTCGATGTGTCGGTCGTCAATGTGGCGTTGCCGTCGATGCGGGCCGACCTGGGGCTGAGCCCGCAGGGACTGCAGTGGGTGGTGAACGCGTACGCGATCGCCTTCGCCGGTTTCATGCTGCTCGGTGGGCGGGCCGGGGACCTGTACGGGCGCAAGCGGATGTTCCTGGTGGGGCTCGCCCTGTTCACGCTGGCCTCGTTCGGCGGCGGCCTGGCACAGGAGGGCGGTCAGCTGCTGGTGGCGCGGGCCGTGCAGGGGCTGGGGGCGGCCGTGCTCGCGCCGTCGACGCTGACGATCCTCACCTCGGCGGTCCCGGAGGGGGCCGCGCGGGCGCGGGCCATAGCGACCTGGACCGCGGTGGGTGCCGGTGGCGGAGCGGCGGGCGGGCTGGTCGGCGGGGCGCTGGTGGACGGCCTGTCCTGGCGGTGGGTACTGCTGATCAACGTGCCGATCGGGGCGGTCGTGCTGGCCGGCGCGACGCGATGGCTGGCGGAGAGCCGGAACGGGAACGGGCGCAGGCTCGATCTGCCGGGCGCGGTACTGGTGACGGCAGGGCTCGCGACCCTCGCGTACGGGATCTCGCAGACGGAGGCGGAGGGGTGGACGGCGGCGGCCACGCTCGTGCCGCTGGCCGCGGGGCTCGCGCTGATCGCGCTCTTCCTGCTCGTCGAGTCGCGTACGGCGGTCCCGCTCATGCCGCTCGGGCTGTTCCGGGTACGGGCCGTGTCGTCGGCGAACGCGGCGATGTTCCTGTGCGGCTCCGCGATGTTCTGCATGTGGTTCTTCATGACGCTGTACGCGCAGAACGTACTCGGCTACACGCCGCTGGAGGCCGGGCTGGCGCTGGTGCCGAGCTCGCTGGCGGTGCTCGTCGGTTCGAAGGCGGCGCCCCGGTTCATGCCGGTGTTCGGCGCGCGCAAGGTGGCCGTGCTCGGGACGGTCGTGGCGGCGGCCGGCTTCGGCTGGCAGTCGATGATGACGCCGGAGGGCGCCTACCCGACGGAGATCATGATCCCGGGGATCCTGATGATGCTGGGGGCCGGCCTGACGGCGACCCCGCTCGCCGCGCTCGCCACGGCGGGGGCGGCTCCCGGAGAGGCCGGACTGGTCTCGGGGCTGGTCAACACCTCGCGCACGATGGGCGGTTCACTGGGGCTCGCGGTGATGTCGACCATCGCGGCGACGCGGTCGGCCGGGAGCGATGCTCCGGGGGCGCTCACGGAGGGGTACGCGCTGGTCTTCCGGACGGGCACCGGGGTGCTGCTCGCGGGGGCGGTGCTGATGCTGGTGTGGCTGCCCCGCAGAACCTCCGCGAAGTGA
- a CDS encoding MFS transporter — MTHTTTDQPARKASGALVPVLAFAGIVVAVMQTLLVPVIKDLPQLLGTAPSNATWVLTSTLLSGAVATPIMGRLGDLYGKRRMLILSLAVMVVGALVSALTSELLTMIAGRALQGFAMGAIPLGIGLMRDMLPREKLGSAMALMSSSIGVGGGLALPLAALIAQHADWHALFYVAAGLGALAILLTLLVVPESPMRAEGSFDVLGAIGLSTGLVLFLLPITKGSDWGWTSGTTLGLFAASAVVLVLWGVMELRVKAPLVDLRTTARPAVLFTNLASIMVGVSFYVVSLVLPQLLQLPKATGYGLGQSMVTAGLLVAPLGLTMMLTAPVYARLSAKYGPKVTLILGMLIIAIGYGAGLGLMSAAWQSLVIAVLLGAGIGLAYSSLPALIVGAVPASETGAANGLNTLMRSIGTSVSSAVIGMVLANTANNVGGVEIPTMHGFRVSFLIATAAVAVGLLMALFLPKANRAPQLRASSEEDDAVVERAEEVLRGFRGRVLDATGSPVARAKVTLIDRRGRQAGATLSEEDGSYALAVPAEGAYVLAARASGHGPLASSATHGGEERAVDLDLSLPGEAVTA, encoded by the coding sequence ATGACGCACACGACGACCGACCAGCCCGCGCGGAAAGCGAGCGGAGCCCTGGTTCCGGTGCTCGCCTTCGCGGGGATCGTTGTCGCGGTGATGCAGACCCTGCTCGTCCCGGTCATCAAGGACCTGCCGCAGCTGCTGGGCACCGCGCCCAGCAACGCCACCTGGGTCCTGACCTCGACGCTGCTCTCGGGAGCCGTAGCCACGCCGATCATGGGCCGCCTCGGCGACCTCTACGGAAAGCGGCGCATGCTGATCCTCAGCCTCGCCGTCATGGTGGTCGGTGCCCTGGTCAGCGCCCTCACCAGCGAACTGCTCACGATGATCGCCGGCCGTGCGCTGCAGGGCTTCGCGATGGGCGCGATCCCGCTCGGCATCGGCCTGATGCGCGACATGCTGCCGCGCGAGAAGCTCGGCTCGGCCATGGCCCTGATGAGCTCCTCGATCGGCGTCGGCGGCGGACTCGCGCTGCCGCTCGCGGCCCTGATCGCCCAGCACGCCGACTGGCACGCTCTCTTCTACGTCGCCGCCGGCCTCGGCGCGCTCGCCATCCTCCTCACCCTCCTCGTCGTACCGGAGTCCCCGATGCGCGCCGAGGGCTCCTTCGACGTCCTGGGTGCGATAGGCCTCTCCACCGGACTCGTCCTCTTCCTCCTGCCGATCACCAAGGGCAGCGACTGGGGCTGGACGTCCGGCACCACGCTCGGCCTGTTCGCCGCGTCCGCCGTCGTCCTCGTCCTGTGGGGCGTGATGGAGCTGCGCGTGAAGGCCCCGCTGGTGGACCTGCGCACCACGGCCCGCCCGGCCGTCCTGTTCACCAACCTCGCCTCGATCATGGTCGGTGTCTCCTTCTACGTCGTCTCCCTCGTCCTTCCCCAGCTGCTCCAGCTCCCGAAGGCCACCGGCTACGGTCTCGGCCAGTCGATGGTCACCGCGGGCCTGCTGGTCGCGCCGCTGGGCCTGACGATGATGCTCACGGCGCCGGTCTACGCCCGCCTGTCGGCGAAGTACGGCCCCAAGGTCACCCTGATCCTCGGCATGCTGATCATCGCGATCGGTTACGGCGCCGGCCTCGGCCTGATGAGCGCCGCCTGGCAGAGCCTCGTCATCGCGGTGCTCCTCGGCGCCGGCATCGGCCTCGCCTACTCCTCCCTCCCCGCGCTGATCGTCGGCGCGGTCCCGGCCTCGGAGACGGGCGCGGCCAACGGCCTGAACACGCTGATGCGTTCCATCGGTACGTCGGTGTCGAGCGCCGTCATCGGCATGGTGCTGGCCAACACCGCGAACAACGTCGGCGGTGTGGAGATCCCGACCATGCACGGCTTCCGGGTCTCCTTCCTGATCGCGACCGCCGCGGTCGCCGTCGGCCTGCTGATGGCGCTGTTCCTGCCGAAGGCGAACCGTGCGCCGCAGCTGCGCGCGAGCAGCGAGGAGGACGACGCCGTCGTGGAGCGCGCCGAGGAGGTCCTGCGGGGCTTTCGCGGCCGCGTCCTGGATGCCACCGGCTCCCCGGTCGCCCGTGCCAAGGTCACGCTGATCGACCGGCGGGGCCGGCAGGCGGGGGCGACGCTCTCGGAGGAGGACGGCAGCTATGCGCTCGCCGTGCCGGCCGAGGGAGCGTACGTCCTGGCCGCGCGGGCGTCGGGGCACGGTCCGCTTGCCTCCTCGGCTACGCACGGGGGCGAGGAGCGGGCGGTGGACCTGGATCTGTCGCTGCCCGGTGAGGCCGTGACCGCTTAG
- a CDS encoding class I SAM-dependent methyltransferase → MAAAPKPEILAAFEAAKGFMPVDEGLALYEAAIEAGRLGLPLLEVGTYCGRSAILLADAARETGVTALTVDHHRGSEEQQPGWDYHDPETVDPELGLMDTLPTFRRTLHRAGLEEHVVALVGRSPQIASIWNAPLGLVFIDGGHTDEHASADYEGWAPHVAQGGLLLIHDVFPDPEDEFTGQAPYRVYLRALDSGAFTEISATDSLRVLRRTGAGI, encoded by the coding sequence ATGGCCGCGGCACCCAAGCCGGAGATCCTGGCCGCCTTCGAGGCCGCGAAGGGGTTCATGCCCGTGGACGAGGGCCTCGCCCTGTACGAGGCGGCGATCGAGGCCGGGCGCCTCGGCCTTCCGCTCCTCGAAGTCGGCACGTACTGCGGGCGCTCCGCGATCCTGCTCGCCGACGCGGCCCGCGAGACCGGCGTCACCGCGCTGACCGTCGACCACCACCGCGGCAGCGAGGAGCAGCAGCCGGGCTGGGACTACCACGACCCGGAGACGGTCGACCCCGAACTCGGCCTGATGGACACACTGCCCACCTTCCGGCGCACGCTGCACCGCGCCGGGCTGGAGGAGCACGTGGTGGCGCTGGTGGGCCGTTCGCCGCAGATCGCGTCGATCTGGAACGCCCCGCTGGGCCTGGTCTTCATCGACGGCGGCCACACCGACGAACACGCGAGCGCCGACTACGAGGGCTGGGCCCCGCACGTGGCTCAGGGCGGACTGCTCCTCATCCACGACGTCTTCCCCGACCCCGAGGACGAGTTCACCGGCCAGGCCCCGTACCGCGTCTACCTCCGGGCCCTCGACTCCGGCGCCTTCACGGAGATCTCGGCGACCGACTCACTGCGCGTCCTGCGGCGAACGGGCGCAGGGATCTGA
- a CDS encoding N-acetylmuramoyl-L-alanine amidase produces MSYVGPDFDPPQPRRSRRRPLTVAVAALVPGALLGWLVYEAVGGTGNDGGGAGAATVRTSATATSAAPASSPATDDGKNPSATPTLASPTSSAPVASGSLRGKVVVIDPGHNSGNFQHTSAINRKVNIGTNWKECDTTGTSTNAGYTEAQFTLDVSHRLKALLEKQGATVKLTHDTGSPAWGPCVDERAAIGNKAHADAAISIHADGSAAGNRGFHVILPGSVHAGTADTRSIVAPSAELGERIAGNFVRATGSAPSNYIGDGTGLVTRKDLGGLNLSTVPKVFIECGNMRDIKDAALLTSGAWRQRAAQGISEGIVSFLHGS; encoded by the coding sequence GTGTCGTACGTAGGCCCGGACTTCGATCCTCCCCAGCCCCGCCGCTCCCGCCGCCGCCCCCTGACCGTCGCCGTCGCCGCGCTCGTGCCGGGCGCCCTGCTCGGGTGGCTCGTGTACGAGGCGGTGGGCGGGACGGGGAACGACGGCGGTGGGGCGGGCGCCGCGACCGTGCGGACGTCCGCGACGGCGACGTCCGCCGCTCCGGCCTCCTCCCCCGCCACCGACGACGGCAAGAACCCGAGCGCGACGCCCACCCTCGCCTCGCCCACCTCGTCGGCCCCCGTCGCCTCCGGCTCCCTCAGGGGCAAGGTCGTCGTCATCGACCCCGGTCACAACTCGGGCAACTTCCAGCACACGTCCGCGATCAACCGCAAGGTGAACATCGGGACGAACTGGAAGGAGTGCGACACCACGGGCACGTCCACCAACGCGGGTTACACGGAAGCCCAGTTCACGCTGGACGTGTCCCACCGACTGAAGGCGCTCCTCGAAAAGCAGGGCGCCACGGTGAAGTTGACCCACGACACCGGCTCCCCGGCCTGGGGCCCCTGCGTGGACGAGCGGGCGGCGATCGGCAACAAGGCCCACGCCGACGCCGCGATCTCCATCCACGCCGACGGCTCCGCGGCCGGCAACCGCGGCTTCCACGTCATCCTCCCGGGCAGCGTCCACGCCGGCACCGCGGACACCCGCTCCATCGTCGCCCCCTCCGCCGAACTCGGCGAACGCATCGCGGGCAACTTCGTCCGCGCCACGGGTTCGGCCCCGTCCAACTACATCGGCGACGGCACCGGCCTCGTCACGCGTAAGGACCTGGGCGGTCTCAATCTGTCAACGGTTCCCAAGGTGTTCATCGAGTGCGGCAACATGCGCGATATCAAGGACGCAGCACTGCTCACGAGCGGTGCATGGCGACAGCGGGCCGCGCAAGGAATTTCTGAGGGAATAGTGAGTTTCCTGCACGGTTCGTGA
- a CDS encoding DUF5336 domain-containing protein, which translates to MNIRSLTRGDGVVIGAAVLLFIASFLDTYGGDSSNIPNAWDNLGLLMSVYIGGIAGAVLVVVARALPQPRKVVGLDLGQFGVALTVFAAWTALWTIFDPAGSIDTGGLSVERGAGLILGLIAALLLAGAAVASPLAPPLQAALLPAPKPVAPQPYGGQPQGGYGYPGAQQPQAGQPYGGQPQPGQPFGGQQPPQPQQAQQPAGDFSPFWFAVPVPRPLFAEDGSPTPIAELAPGTWYLAVEQRGPGLVAQTQDGRRGVLQDTSGIQRG; encoded by the coding sequence GTGAATATCCGCTCCCTCACTCGAGGCGACGGCGTGGTGATCGGAGCAGCGGTGTTGCTGTTCATCGCGTCGTTTCTCGACACGTATGGCGGCGACAGCAGCAACATCCCCAACGCCTGGGACAACCTCGGACTGCTGATGAGCGTGTACATCGGCGGCATCGCAGGCGCGGTCCTGGTCGTCGTCGCACGCGCGCTGCCGCAACCCCGCAAGGTCGTTGGCCTCGACCTCGGCCAGTTCGGCGTGGCACTGACGGTCTTCGCCGCGTGGACCGCCCTCTGGACGATCTTCGACCCGGCAGGGTCGATCGACACGGGCGGGTTGAGTGTCGAAAGGGGCGCAGGCCTCATCCTCGGCCTGATCGCCGCCCTGCTCCTGGCCGGAGCCGCAGTCGCCTCTCCGCTGGCCCCGCCCCTCCAGGCCGCCCTCCTCCCCGCCCCCAAGCCCGTCGCCCCGCAGCCCTACGGCGGTCAGCCGCAGGGTGGTTACGGCTACCCCGGTGCCCAGCAGCCGCAGGCCGGGCAGCCCTACGGCGGTCAGCCGCAGCCCGGGCAGCCCTTCGGGGGGCAGCAGCCTCCGCAGCCCCAGCAGGCGCAGCAGCCGGCCGGGGACTTCTCGCCGTTCTGGTTCGCCGTTCCGGTGCCGCGGCCACTGTTCGCGGAGGACGGTTCGCCGACGCCGATCGCCGAACTCGCGCCGGGCACCTGGTACCTGGCCGTCGAGCAGCGCGGTCCGGGTCTGGTCGCCCAGACGCAGGACGGCCGTCGTGGCGTGCTGCAGGACACCTCCGGGATCCAGCGCGGCTGA
- a CDS encoding LLM class F420-dependent oxidoreductase, protein MRLGLALGYWGRGPSADHVPLAQEAERLGYDSVWTAESWGSDAFTPLTWIAAQTSRIKLGTAVAQMAARSPTTTAMHALTLDHLSGGRVMLGLGLSGPQVVEGWYGRPFPKSPLTATREYVDVVRQVLRREAPVVLEGRFHSHPYTGADGTGLGKALKSITHPLRPGLPVLLGAEGPKNVAQTTRIADGWLPLYWSPSRPDVYGPALEELPEGFLVAPMARVQVCGDVAEGLLPVKTMLGFYIGGMGHAARNFHADLMARMGYEEEARRIQRLFLEGRREEAVLAVPDAFADEISLVGPRERIAERLELWRKGPVTDLLALSPDRESLRVLAELNS, encoded by the coding sequence ATGCGGCTCGGTCTCGCCCTCGGCTACTGGGGCCGCGGCCCCTCCGCGGACCATGTGCCGCTCGCGCAGGAGGCCGAGCGGCTCGGGTACGACTCCGTGTGGACGGCCGAGTCGTGGGGGTCCGACGCCTTCACGCCGCTGACCTGGATCGCGGCGCAGACGTCAAGGATCAAGCTGGGGACGGCGGTTGCGCAGATGGCGGCCCGGTCTCCCACCACCACGGCCATGCACGCGCTCACTCTCGACCATCTCTCCGGCGGGCGCGTGATGCTCGGGCTCGGCCTTTCGGGTCCGCAGGTGGTGGAGGGCTGGTACGGGCGGCCGTTCCCGAAGTCACCGCTGACCGCGACACGGGAGTACGTGGACGTCGTACGGCAGGTGTTGCGGCGGGAGGCGCCCGTGGTGCTGGAGGGGCGGTTCCACTCCCACCCGTACACCGGCGCGGACGGCACGGGCCTCGGCAAGGCGCTCAAGTCCATCACCCACCCCCTGCGTCCCGGCCTTCCCGTCCTGCTCGGTGCGGAAGGGCCGAAGAACGTCGCGCAGACGACCCGGATCGCCGACGGCTGGCTGCCCCTGTACTGGTCGCCGTCCCGTCCCGACGTGTACGGACCGGCACTTGAGGAGCTCCCGGAGGGCTTCCTCGTCGCCCCCATGGCCCGCGTGCAGGTCTGCGGCGACGTGGCCGAGGGGCTGCTGCCCGTGAAGACCATGCTGGGCTTCTACATCGGCGGCATGGGACACGCGGCCCGTAACTTCCATGCCGATCTGATGGCGCGCATGGGGTACGAGGAGGAGGCGCGCCGGATTCAGCGGTTGTTCCTGGAGGGCCGTCGCGAGGAGGCCGTGCTCGCGGTGCCGGACGCCTTCGCCGACGAGATCTCGCTGGTCGGGCCGCGCGAACGGATCGCGGAGCGGCTGGAGTTGTGGCGGAAGGGGCCGGTGACGGATCTGCTGGCCCTCTCCCCGGACCGGGAATCGCTGAGGGTGCTGGCCGAGCTCAACTCCTGA
- a CDS encoding prenyltransferase/squalene oxidase repeat-containing protein, translating into MTTPRTEHLVLPGVLTAEQAAVTVRGILAVQREDGAIPWFRGHHLDPWDHTEAAMALDAAGEHEAAERAYDWLARHQNEDGSWYAAYADGDFDDVTDRGRETNFVAYIAVGVWHHYLSTGDDTFLDRMWPAVHAAIEYVLGLQQPGGQIGWKGEEDGSITTDALLTGSSSIHHALSCALAIAEQREEPQPDWELAVGALRHAIRRHPERFLDKDRYSMDWYYPVLGGALTGAEAKSRVEEGWERFVVPDLGVRCVVPNPWVTGGESAELALTLWAMGESDRALEVLQSIQHLRDADSGLYWTGYVFEDKAVWPQELTTWTAGSLLLAVAALGGHEATCTVFGGESLPRGLDPDCCA; encoded by the coding sequence GTGACCACTCCCCGGACAGAACACCTCGTCCTGCCCGGGGTCCTCACCGCCGAGCAGGCTGCCGTGACCGTGCGCGGCATCCTCGCCGTGCAGCGGGAGGACGGGGCGATCCCGTGGTTCCGGGGGCACCACCTGGACCCCTGGGACCACACCGAGGCAGCGATGGCGCTGGACGCGGCGGGCGAGCACGAGGCCGCCGAGCGGGCGTACGACTGGCTCGCACGCCACCAGAACGAGGACGGTTCCTGGTACGCGGCCTACGCCGACGGCGACTTCGACGACGTCACCGACCGCGGGCGCGAGACGAACTTCGTCGCGTACATAGCCGTAGGCGTCTGGCACCACTACCTGTCCACCGGGGACGACACCTTCCTGGACCGCATGTGGCCGGCCGTCCACGCCGCGATCGAGTACGTCCTCGGGCTCCAGCAGCCCGGCGGGCAGATCGGCTGGAAGGGCGAGGAGGACGGCAGCATCACCACCGATGCCCTCCTGACCGGTTCCTCCTCGATTCACCACGCGCTGAGCTGCGCGCTCGCCATCGCCGAGCAGCGCGAAGAGCCGCAGCCGGACTGGGAGTTGGCGGTGGGCGCGCTGCGCCATGCGATCCGCCGGCACCCGGAGCGGTTCCTCGACAAGGACCGCTACTCGATGGACTGGTACTACCCGGTGCTGGGCGGCGCGTTGACCGGCGCGGAGGCCAAGTCCCGTGTGGAGGAAGGCTGGGAGCGCTTCGTCGTGCCCGACCTGGGCGTGCGCTGCGTCGTCCCCAACCCGTGGGTCACGGGCGGGGAATCAGCCGAACTCGCCCTCACCCTGTGGGCGATGGGCGAGTCCGACCGAGCCCTGGAGGTCCTCCAGTCCATCCAGCACCTGCGCGACGCCGACAGCGGCCTCTACTGGACGGGCTACGTCTTCGAGGACAAGGCCGTCTGGCCGCAGGAACTGACCACGTGGACCGCGGGCTCGCTCCTCCTCGCGGTCGCCGCCCTCGGCGGCCACGAGGCGACCTGCACGGTGTTCGGCGGCGAGAGCCTGCCGAGGGGACTGGACCCGGACTGCTGCGCCTGA
- a CDS encoding class I SAM-dependent methyltransferase, whose product MLTVDFSRFPLAPGDRVLDLGCGAGRHAFECYRRGAQVVALDQNAEEIREVAKWFAAMKEAGEAPEGATATAMEGDALALPFPDESFDVVIISEVMEHIPDDKGVLAEMVRVLKPGGRIAITVPRYGPEKVCWTLSDAYHEVEGGHIRIYKADELIAKIKEAGLKPYGTHHAHALHSPYWWLKCAFGVDNDKALPVRAYHKLLVWDIMKKPLATRVAEQALNPLIGKSFVAYATKPHLPSVDAR is encoded by the coding sequence TTGCTGACCGTCGACTTCTCCCGGTTCCCGCTCGCGCCGGGCGACCGCGTCCTGGACCTCGGCTGCGGGGCCGGCCGGCACGCGTTCGAGTGCTACCGGCGCGGCGCGCAGGTCGTGGCGCTCGACCAGAACGCCGAGGAGATCCGCGAGGTCGCGAAGTGGTTCGCGGCGATGAAGGAGGCCGGCGAGGCTCCCGAGGGCGCGACCGCCACGGCGATGGAGGGCGACGCCCTGGCGCTGCCCTTCCCCGACGAGTCCTTCGACGTCGTGATCATCTCCGAGGTGATGGAGCACATCCCGGACGACAAGGGCGTACTCGCCGAGATGGTCAGGGTGTTGAAGCCGGGCGGCCGCATCGCCATCACCGTCCCGCGCTACGGCCCCGAGAAGGTCTGCTGGACGCTGTCCGACGCCTACCACGAGGTCGAGGGCGGCCACATCCGCATCTACAAGGCGGACGAGCTGATCGCCAAGATCAAGGAAGCCGGGCTGAAGCCGTACGGCACGCACCACGCCCACGCGCTGCACTCGCCGTACTGGTGGCTGAAGTGCGCGTTCGGCGTCGACAACGACAAGGCGCTGCCGGTGCGGGCGTACCACAAGCTGCTGGTCTGGGACATCATGAAGAAGCCCCTGGCCACCCGGGTCGCCGAGCAGGCCCTGAACCCGCTGATCGGCAAGAGCTTCGTGGCGTACGCGACCAAGCCGCACCTCCCGTCGGTGGACGCCCGGTGA